The Sphingobacteriaceae bacterium genomic sequence GGCCGAACCGGTCATCACCGGGCTCTCACCCTCCGAGGGGCCGGTGAGCGGTGGCACCACGGTAACCGTTTTCGGTGATCACTTCATAGCCGGCGAGACGTCGGTAACCATCGGCGGCGTTACCATCCCCGCGGTCGAGGTGAGTGTGGGCAGTCCAACTGAACTGACCTTCGTAACACCAGGCGCTGCGGCTCCGGGGCCTGTGCAGGTTACGGTGACTACGCCGGGCGGCACTTCCGATCCATTGGACTTCACCTACACCGCCGTCAGCCCGGTGGTCACCGACCTCAACCCAGATCATGGCCCCGTGACCGGCGGTACTGCCGTAACCGTAACCGGTGACTATTTCATAGACGGCGAGACGTTTGTAACCATTGGCGCAGTGACGATTCCCGCAGAGCAGGTGACGGTAAATAGTTCAACGGAACTAACATTTGAGACGCCCGCCGTTCCCCTGCCGGGGACGGTGCAGGTCACTGTCACCACCCCAGGCGGGACTTCCGACCCCTTGAATTTCACTTACACGGCCGTCGCACCAATAGCCGATAACCTTGACCCCAATGAAGGGCCTGTGACCGGCGGCAACACGGTGACCGTTACAGGTGCGCACTTCATCCCCGGAGATACATCGGTTACCATCGGCGGCATCACCATCCCCGCGGCCGAGGTGACTGTCATCAGCCCGGATGAACTGACCTTCGTTACGCCGGCGGCTGCCGCACCAGGGCCGGTGGAGGTTACCGTCACAACGCCCGGCGGCACTTCCGATCCGCTTACCTTTACTTACACCGGCAGCATCAGCGGCGACGGGGGCAACGGGTCGGCGGGTACGGTAAGGCGCTCCGAAGGCTTCACCCTGCGCATCGTTCCGAACGTCAGCTCCATCCCGGCTGGGGGCGAGTACAGCTACACGTCCATCTACACCAACCGCAACCAAACCGCGGCAGACAATGTAGTGCTGAGTTTCACCCTTCCGGGCCTGCTGCAGGGCATCACCAATGGCGATGGCAACGATGATGGCCCGGCAACGAACGCCACAACCGACTACCACTATGACCAAACGGCCAACCAGGTGATGTTCCAATTGCAGAAGGTCGAACCGGGCCACGGGGGCACGTTTCCTTCCCGGTGAGAGTCGATGTGGCTGCCCGGGACGGCGATGTCCTCATCATCCAAGGGCGCCTGGATGGCGGGGCCGGCAACCGGGGCCAGAGCATCACCGCCCAGTCCGACCCGGTCTACGTGGCGAACCACATCTACCCGTCGTATTTTCAAGGCTATCCCGACGGCACGTTCGGGCCGGAGCGACCGCTAACCCGGGCCGAGGCGGCGGCCGTCACAGCCAGATTCCTGGGCTTGAAGGCTGCGCCGCGCAGCATCTTCCCCGATGTGCCGGTGGACCATCGGGCGGCGGGCTACATCACCGCCGTGTACGATGCATCCATCATGAAAGGCGATGATCTGGGCAATTTCAACCCGGAGTCCCCCATCACCCGGTCGGAAATGACGGCCACTGTCCTCCGGGTGATGGTGGATGAGGAGAACATCATCCGCTACTCCCAGTTCGACCCGGCACCCGGTGCATACCAGGACGTGGCGGCCAGCCACTGGTTCTACGATTACCTCCGGCTGGGCAGCCAACTGAACATCACCCATCCAGCAGCCGGCCACCCCGCAGCCGGGAGCCTTTACCTCCCCGATGAGGCCATCGGCCGGGCCGATGCGGCGGTGCTCATCGCTATGAGCCTCCGGCGCGGGGAACTTATCGACGGCGACACCCCGGTGCGGCAGGTTTTTGCCGATGTGGACCGCAACCATTGGGGCTTCGGCTGGGTTGCCCAAGTGGCACGGCCCGATCACCGGGGTGTCAACATCGATCAGCGGACTATGCTCCTTATTGAGTACCTGAGCGACTGAACCGGCGCCGGCTGTACCGGTGGCGGGTCCCCGGAGGCTTGGGCGGAGGCGGCGGCTCCGGATTCAGCAGGCGGGCTTTGCGCGAGCGGCGCATCCGCTGCAGGGTGCGGGCCTGAATTTGCCGCACCCGCTCCCGGGTTATGCCCAACTCCTTGCCCACTTCGGCCAGAGTTCTTGGCGGCCCGTCGAAGCCCAACCGCCGCCGGATGATGAACCGCTCCCGCTCGGTCAACGGGAAGTTGTCCAGCCAGTGGCGAACCTGCTCCCGGTAGATTCCTTCAATGCAGGCCTCCTCGGCTCCCGGCGCCAGCAGGCCCTCCTCATACCACAGCAGGTCGCCGGGCAACGGTTTCTCCGCCGGATCGTCCACCTGCTCCCAGAAGCTCTTGCCGTGAAATTTGCTCAGATCCGAGTTCAACGATACCGGCGGCAGGAAGGCTGCCAGCTGGTCTTCCTCTTGGTATTCCGCCGGCAGGTCCGGCACCGGCGGCGCCTTCTCCCGCTCCCTGGCCTTCTTGAAGCTCCGCAGGCGCTCGCATATATAGACGGGAATGCGCACCGGGGTCCCCCGACTGGCCCTGTAGCGATTCAACCTGCTCCAAATCCAAAAGGATGCGTAGTTCTGCAAGGTTGACCGGTCGGGATCCCAGTTTATGATGCTGCGGGCCAGCCCCAGGAACCCTTCCTGGACCAAGTCCAGAAACTCGTCCTCGTACTCCATGAACTGGGCTGCCGCCGACACTACCCAGGGGAGGCCGGTGATCAGCAGCTGGTGGAAGGCTTCCCTGTCACCCTGGTCAACAAGCTGCTTGGCCCGCCGTTGCTGGCGGGCAGTCAATCTTCGGATATGACGCAGTTCCGCCAAGAATAATCGAACGGTAGGATGATTGCGCAATCCGGCAGGCAACGCGGACAGGTAAGAAGGCTCTTTCTCGTCATGCCCCTGAAGCAGGGGATCTTCGGCAGTGCTGTTCCCTATATTCTTTTCACTCCCTCCTGTGACTGCGGGGACCGGTCCGACTTGATGGGCCCGACATCATGCCGGACCCGCATTAAAGACTTACCACAGGCCCTCCGTCACAGGCGGTCGGAAACAGCAGTTCGCCCCCAACAAAATTTAATTCGTTCTGCCGGGTGCAGGCTACTCGATCCAGTCGTCGTCTTCTTCTATGCCGGGGAGTTCATGCCAGTCCACCCCGGCCCGCTCCAGCACCCCTTCGGCGGCGTAGATGGGCGCCTTGAGCCGGACCGCCAGGGCAACGGCGTCGCTGGGGCGGCAGTCGATCTCCTGGATGCCCCGGGACGTCTCCAAGTCCAGCACGGCGATGAAGGCGTGGTCTTTCATGTCGTGGATGACCACCCGCTTCACCTTCACCTCGAAGCGCTGGAAGATGTCCACGATCAAATCATGGGTCAGGGGCCGCTCGGTTTTCACCCGGCCTGCCCCGATGGCGATGGAGGCGGCCTCGGCGGGCCCGATGCCCATGACCAAAGTACGCCGCCCTTCGATTTCCCGCAGTCCCATGAGCCGTTCGCCCGAGCCCGGCACTACTCCCACGAAAGCCAGCGCGACTTCCTTCATGGGGCGCTCTCCTCCTTCACAGGGGGTTACCCTCTGTTAGGGGTACCTATAGCATAAGCCAGAAAGGGGCGCTGTGTTTGCCCGTTTCCTCCCATCTCCCCGGCAGCGGCCGCGCCTTGCACCGCCTCCGGGCCGCCTCCCGGCACCGTCAAATCCAGGCCCGCAGGCGCCGCTCACCCCACTGCAAGAGGAAGTTGACCGTGAAGGACAGCAGGGCCACCGACACGGTGCCGATGACTATTTTTGCCTGGTGGTACTGGTACAAGCCTTCGAAAAGGAGGACGCCCAGGCCGCCGGCGTTGATCCAGGCAGCCAGGGTGCCGATGGCGATGACGGAAACGGCCGCCACCCGGAGGCCCGCCAGCATGACGGGCAGGGCTAGGGGCAGGCGCACCCGCCAGAACACCTGCCACGGGTTCATGCCCATCCCCACGGCCGCCTCCAGCACGGCAGGGTCGACCCCCTGCAGGCCCACCACCACGTTCCGCACCAGGATGACCTGGCTGTAGGCCGTCAGGGCCGTCACCGCCGGCTTGGCGCCCAGGCCCAGGAAGGGGATCAACATGGCGAACAAGGCCATGCTGGGGATGGTGTAGATGATGCCCAGCAAGCCCATGACGGGCGTGGCCAGGGCTTGGAACCGGGCCAGGAGGATGCCCAAGGGCAAGGCGATGGCCAGGGCGATGACCAGGACCGTCACCGTCAACTGGACATGCTGGAGGAACAACTCCAAAACCCGGTCCCAGTAACGGATGAGGTAGTTCACGCGCTGCCGGTCCTTTCTTGGATGCCGGTTCCTTCTGCAACTGCCGGCCCCTGGGCTACCCCTTTAAGCTGCTCCCAGCCGATCCAGCCCACCATGCGCTCCTGCCGGTCGACGACGGCCACCGGCCGGCCGCCGGATCGCAGCACCGCCGCCAGGGCTTCCTGCAGGCTGGCATGGAGGGGAACGGATTCCGCAGCCCGCAGCCCGTCGGGGATGCCGGCCGCCCCGTTCACCATGAAGTCCGCCACGGGGCGCAGCTTCAACTGCTGCAGCACATCGTCGGCCCGGATGAGCCGCGCCACAAAGTCGTCGGCGGGATGGTTCAACAGCCGCAAGGGCGTGTCGCACTGGACGATGCGCCCTTCGTGCATTACGGCGATGCGGTCCGCCAGCCGGAAGGCTTCATCCACGTCGTGGGTTACAAAAATGACGACCTTCTGGAATCGTTGCTGGAGGTGGAGCAGTTCCTCCTGCAGGGACGCCCGGGTAATGGCGTCCAGGGAGCCGAAGGGCTCGTCCATCAGCAGGATGGGCGGATCGGCGGCCAAGGCCCGGGCGATGCCCACCCGCTGCTGCTGGCCGCCCGACAATTGCCGGGGCCTGCGGTTGCGGTACTGCTCGGGCGGCAACTGCATCAAATCCAGGAGGAAATCCACCCGCCGGTCGATGCGCTGCCGGTCCCAGCCCAAAATGCGGGGCACTGTGGCGATGTTCTGGGCCACCGTCTGGTGGGGAAACAGGCCCACCTCCTGGATTACGTAGCCGATGCGGCGGCGCAGTTCGGTGACGGGGACGGAGCGCACATCCACCCCGTCCACCAGGATGCGCCCCGAGGACATGTCGTGGATGCGGTTGATCATCTTCAGCAGCGTCGTCTTGCCGCTGCCCGAGGAACCCAGGATCACGAGGAACTCGCCCGGCGCCACCTGCAGGTTGACGCCGGCCACCGCGGGGCGGCGGGCCCGGGGGAAGGTTTTCCAAACATCTTCTATTTCTATGGCCCATGGGCCGGCGGCGCCGGCGCCCTCCTCGGCACCGGCGACACCGTCCACACCGGCGGAGCCACCCGCCGGGCCCACCGTCTCCAAGGGCATCCGCAACCACTCCAGGTTGTCGTCAGTCGATCAAGCCCTGTTCCCGCAGGAACTCCTCGGCTACTTCGGCGTACTCCCGCTGGTTGCCGTCCACTTCCCAGTTGAGGGCCTGCATGGTGTCGTCGGTCAACAGGCCCTGCACCCGGTTAAGGATATCGGCCACCTCGGGGGCCTGGTCCAGCAGGTCCTGGCGAACCACGGGCGCAACCTGGTAGGGCGGCCACAGCCCCTTGTCATCTTCCAGGACGACCAGGCCGTAGCCGGCGATCTCGCCGTCGGTGCCGAAGGCCACCGTCACGTCGGCGTCACCGTTGATGAGGGCCCGGTACTTGATGCCGTAGTCCACCAGCTTTATCTCCTTGAACTCGAAGCCGCCGTAGACTTCCTGCAGGCCCGGGAGCCCGTCGGGCCGCTCGGTGAACTCGGGCACGGCGGCCATCACCAGTTCGGGGGCCACTTCCGACATGACGGACAAGGTGTACATGTCATACTTTTCGGCCGTTTCCGCCGTCACGGCGATGGCCTGGGTGTTGTTCATGGGCGCGGGATCCAGCCAGACCAGGTCCCACTGCTCCTGGTAGCCTTCCTTGACAGCGGCGTAGACCTCCTGGTGATCCTTCATGACTTCCAGGTTCAGCATGTTAAGCAGGCCGGTGCCGGTGTACTCGGGGTACAGGTCGATCTCGCCGGCCACCAAGGCTTCGTGGGCCACCAAGGTGCCGCCCAGGTTGAGGCTGCGGTTGACCGGGAAGCCTTCCTCCTCCAAGAGCAGGGCGTACATCTCGCCGATGAGCAGCTGCTCGGTGAAGTTCTTGGAGCCGATGGTAATGGTGGGCTTGCCGCCGGCTTCGTCGTCCGTTTGTGACGCCGGGCCGCCGCAGGCCGCCAGCACCAGCACCGCCGTCAAGAGGAGTACCGGCAAAATTCGGTTCAACCGTGAAAACATACAGCTACCTCCTGTGTTAAGGCCGGGGCGCACAGCCGGCGCGGCTACTGGGCCGCCAGGCGCAGCACCCGCTCTGTCAAGGCAAAGAGCCCTTCCACCAGCAAAGCCAGCAAGGCTACGGGGACCGCGCCCACCAGCAGGGAGCGCATATCATTGAGCCCCAGCCCGTTGATGATGAACTCGCCCAAACCTCCTCCCCCGATGAAGGCAGCCAGGGTGGCACTGGCCACCACTTCCACGGCTGCTGTACGCAGGCCCGCCACTACCACCGGAAGAGCCAGGGGCGACTCGATCCACCACAACACCTGGGCCGGGGTCATGCCCATGCCGTAGGCGGCTTCCACCACGGCCGGGTCCACGTCCCGGAAGCCCGTATAGGTGTTGATGAGGATGGGCGGGCAGGCCAGGATGGTCAAGGCTGCAAGGGCAGGAGTGAAGCCAAGGCCTAGATAGGGCAGCATCACTACGAGAATGGCCAAGCTGGGCAGAACCCGCAGGGCGCTGACCAGGTTGATGGTCACCGTCGAAATCCGCCGGGAGCGGGCCGACCAGATGCCCAGGGGTATGCAGATGACGATGGCGATGAGGAGGGCCAGGACGCTCAAGGACACGTGAATGGTCAAGGCGTCGATGAACCGGTCCCACCGGGCCAGCAAGTACAAATACGATTCATGCAGGATGCCGGACTGCACAGTTCACCCCTAAACCCTCTATTTTTTAATAACCTTCGGAAACTAAGGCCGATGCCCTGCATGAAAATGAAGGCGGGGACCGTGGAAGTGGCCCTCGCCCCTGTCTGTTCGGCAAGGGTCCCGGGGGCGGCCACGATGGTCGACAGCCATAAGCCCAGGCGCTGGGCTTATGGCGGGCCATTGGAGGTTAAACGGGCGCCTCAAGCCCAGGAGGTGTGCTTATTCCGGAGCGGTTGGCCGGAAAACAGGCATTTCACCGTGGAATAAGCTTCGTCCGTGGGCTAAACCCCCGCCGAGCCCGTGTTGGCCGGGGCAATAGGCCCAGTGGTTGGGCTTAGGCCCTAGGCGAAAGGGGTCACCCCTCTGGCCCAGCCGTAATTGCCAGGGTGTTGGCGGGCATCAAGGGGCTCATCTGGTTTTTCCTGCTGATCCACGGCGGCTGGGGATTGGTATTGGGGCCCCTTGCTCTAGTCGTGGCCATGGCGATGCTGTGGATACCGTTGGCAAAGCGGGAAGGCCTGCTGCCTCCCATGTCCGTGGATTCATCACCGGCAACCCTCGATGCCGGTCCGTGGCGATGGCTCAACATATCCCCGGACTTTGGGCTCACACGGGAAATGGCCAAGGAGCACGTCCTTCGGGGAGCAGACCTTTGGCATTTAGCAGCGACCAAAAGCTTACAACAGGAATTTC encodes the following:
- a CDS encoding IPT/TIG domain-containing protein; its protein translation is MGPGLVNGLIAVTEAEADNVSHPRSRARGSQLGGGLFGLSINFAESIQTTPPNNPNPVSDQLLTLELPLIGGLGVTETEAHARWPDEVADAICTTGEIVLSRASVLTADAQLGSIRVDLIPPLVSVDYDVLSYEDGISNESVVILKEAAGDVSQQRAIIAESTSTLGDISLLNDLVTIEVNGAAHIIATATGEPGGASIEYTPPDLVRVDADLPGFPRDLIPGQSVELSLLGLFSVTVGLGEPTSVVEEADGTEAGARVPVLTAQVELLGAPVLDAVLSELSVNASVPEGGIACAADPAEPVITGLSPSEGPVSGGTTVTVFGDHFIAGETSVTIGGVTIPAVEVSVGSPTELTFVTPGAAAPGPVQVTVTTPGGTSDPLDFTYTAVSPVVTDLNPDHGPVTGGTAVTVTGDYFIDGETFVTIGAVTIPAEQVTVNSSTELTFETPAVPLPGTVQVTVTTPGGTSDPLNFTYTAVAPIADNLDPNEGPVTGGNTVTVTGAHFIPGDTSVTIGGITIPAAEVTVISPDELTFVTPAAAAPGPVEVTVTTPGGTSDPLTFTYTGSISGDGGNGSAGTVRRSEGFTLRIVPNVSSIPAGGEYSYTSIYTNRNQTAADNVVLSFTLPGLLQGITNGDGNDDGPATNATTDYHYDQTANQVMFQLQKVEPGHGGTFPSR
- a CDS encoding S-layer homology domain-containing protein; amino-acid sequence: MRVDVAARDGDVLIIQGRLDGGAGNRGQSITAQSDPVYVANHIYPSYFQGYPDGTFGPERPLTRAEAAAVTARFLGLKAAPRSIFPDVPVDHRAAGYITAVYDASIMKGDDLGNFNPESPITRSEMTATVLRVMVDEENIIRYSQFDPAPGAYQDVAASHWFYDYLRLGSQLNITHPAAGHPAAGSLYLPDEAIGRADAAVLIAMSLRRGELIDGDTPVRQVFADVDRNHWGFGWVAQVARPDHRGVNIDQRTMLLIEYLSD
- a CDS encoding sigma-70 family RNA polymerase sigma factor gives rise to the protein MTARQQRRAKQLVDQGDREAFHQLLITGLPWVVSAAAQFMEYEDEFLDLVQEGFLGLARSIINWDPDRSTLQNYASFWIWSRLNRYRASRGTPVRIPVYICERLRSFKKAREREKAPPVPDLPAEYQEEDQLAAFLPPVSLNSDLSKFHGKSFWEQVDDPAEKPLPGDLLWYEEGLLAPGAEEACIEGIYREQVRHWLDNFPLTERERFIIRRRLGFDGPPRTLAEVGKELGITRERVRQIQARTLQRMRRSRKARLLNPEPPPPPKPPGTRHRYSRRRFSRSGTQ
- a CDS encoding bifunctional nuclease family protein, producing the protein MKEVALAFVGVVPGSGERLMGLREIEGRRTLVMGIGPAEAASIAIGAGRVKTERPLTHDLIVDIFQRFEVKVKRVVIHDMKDHAFIAVLDLETSRGIQEIDCRPSDAVALAVRLKAPIYAAEGVLERAGVDWHELPGIEEDDDWIE
- a CDS encoding ABC transporter permease, producing MNYLIRYWDRVLELFLQHVQLTVTVLVIALAIALPLGILLARFQALATPVMGLLGIIYTIPSMALFAMLIPFLGLGAKPAVTALTAYSQVILVRNVVVGLQGVDPAVLEAAVGMGMNPWQVFWRVRLPLALPVMLAGLRVAAVSVIAIGTLAAWINAGGLGVLLFEGLYQYHQAKIVIGTVSVALLSFTVNFLLQWGERRLRAWI
- a CDS encoding ABC transporter ATP-binding protein, giving the protein MPLETVGPAGGSAGVDGVAGAEEGAGAAGPWAIEIEDVWKTFPRARRPAVAGVNLQVAPGEFLVILGSSGSGKTTLLKMINRIHDMSSGRILVDGVDVRSVPVTELRRRIGYVIQEVGLFPHQTVAQNIATVPRILGWDRQRIDRRVDFLLDLMQLPPEQYRNRRPRQLSGGQQQRVGIARALAADPPILLMDEPFGSLDAITRASLQEELLHLQQRFQKVVIFVTHDVDEAFRLADRIAVMHEGRIVQCDTPLRLLNHPADDFVARLIRADDVLQQLKLRPVADFMVNGAAGIPDGLRAAESVPLHASLQEALAAVLRSGGRPVAVVDRQERMVGWIGWEQLKGVAQGPAVAEGTGIQERTGSA
- a CDS encoding glycine betaine ABC transporter substrate-binding protein — encoded protein: MFSRLNRILPVLLLTAVLVLAACGGPASQTDDEAGGKPTITIGSKNFTEQLLIGEMYALLLEEEGFPVNRSLNLGGTLVAHEALVAGEIDLYPEYTGTGLLNMLNLEVMKDHQEVYAAVKEGYQEQWDLVWLDPAPMNNTQAIAVTAETAEKYDMYTLSVMSEVAPELVMAAVPEFTERPDGLPGLQEVYGGFEFKEIKLVDYGIKYRALINGDADVTVAFGTDGEIAGYGLVVLEDDKGLWPPYQVAPVVRQDLLDQAPEVADILNRVQGLLTDDTMQALNWEVDGNQREYAEVAEEFLREQGLID
- a CDS encoding ABC transporter permease, which translates into the protein MQSGILHESYLYLLARWDRFIDALTIHVSLSVLALLIAIVICIPLGIWSARSRRISTVTINLVSALRVLPSLAILVVMLPYLGLGFTPALAALTILACPPILINTYTGFRDVDPAVVEAAYGMGMTPAQVLWWIESPLALPVVVAGLRTAAVEVVASATLAAFIGGGGLGEFIINGLGLNDMRSLLVGAVPVALLALLVEGLFALTERVLRLAAQ